The Methylomicrobium lacus LW14 genome window below encodes:
- the smpB gene encoding SsrA-binding protein SmpB, giving the protein MADKKSKKNKNQQNNTIAVNRQATHEYFIEERYEAGIVLEGWEVKSLRDGRVQLKESYVTLRRGEAWLAGAHVSPLLSASTHVKPEAVRAKKLLLNRHELNKLIGSVERKGYTIVPLSMYWKHGRAKLEIGLAKGKQLHDKRASSKDRDWEREKGRILKHGG; this is encoded by the coding sequence ATGGCCGATAAAAAATCCAAAAAGAACAAGAATCAGCAAAATAATACGATCGCGGTCAACCGGCAGGCGACGCACGAATATTTTATCGAAGAACGTTATGAAGCCGGAATCGTGCTGGAAGGCTGGGAAGTCAAGAGTCTCCGCGACGGCAGGGTGCAGCTGAAGGAAAGCTATGTGACCTTAAGGCGCGGCGAGGCCTGGCTGGCCGGTGCGCACGTCTCTCCGCTGTTGTCCGCGTCGACGCACGTGAAGCCCGAAGCGGTGCGCGCGAAAAAATTGCTGTTGAACCGTCATGAGCTGAACAAATTGATCGGTTCGGTCGAGCGCAAAGGCTACACCATCGTGCCGCTGTCGATGTATTGGAAGCATGGCCGCGCCAAGCTCGAAATCGGCCTCGCCAAGGGCAAGCAGTTGCACGATAAACGCGCCAGCTCGAAAGACCGCGATTGGGAGCGCGAAAAAGGGCGCATCCTGAAACACGGTGGTTGA
- a CDS encoding HopJ type III effector protein, with protein MSLPEFLEKIKNNDPVDFQETIAVLTEHYDYHPAEFRNGLGEHCLVNSAGVNEGSCKIFAFALLHDLDKQQTLNLFGDFYRVDVLGDPEGNSHQNIRNFIKYGWEGIEFEEMPLEEK; from the coding sequence ATGTCCCTCCCCGAATTCCTAGAAAAAATTAAGAACAACGACCCGGTTGACTTCCAGGAGACGATCGCGGTGCTCACCGAGCACTACGATTATCACCCGGCCGAATTCCGCAACGGACTCGGCGAGCACTGTCTGGTCAATTCGGCGGGCGTGAATGAAGGCTCCTGCAAGATTTTCGCCTTTGCGTTGCTGCACGATCTGGACAAGCAGCAAACCTTGAACTTATTCGGCGACTTTTATCGCGTCGATGTCCTTGGCGATCCCGAAGGCAATAGCCATCAAAATATCCGCAATTTCATCAAATACGGCTGGGAAGGCATTGAGTTCGAAGAAATGCCGCTGGAAGAAAAATAG
- a CDS encoding RnfH family protein, with product MANHNHGAGDLIVEVAYATPGVQALVTLKLPDGATVQQAIEASGFLTHFPDIDLAVNPVGIFGKVCSLDQALKPADRVEIYRPLLHDPKDARRQRAVKK from the coding sequence ATGGCTAACCACAATCATGGCGCCGGCGACTTGATCGTCGAAGTCGCCTACGCGACCCCCGGCGTGCAGGCCTTGGTCACCTTGAAATTGCCAGACGGCGCGACGGTGCAGCAGGCGATCGAGGCTTCGGGATTTTTAACGCATTTTCCGGACATCGATTTGGCGGTCAATCCGGTCGGCATTTTCGGCAAGGTTTGCAGCCTCGATCAGGCGCTGAAGCCGGCCGACCGGGTCGAAATTTACCGGCCGTTACTACATGATCCAAAGGATGCCAGGAGACAGCGGGCGGTCAAAAAATAG
- a CDS encoding sodium-dependent transporter: MTNAKKSIHGEWSSRLAFILAATGSAVGLGNIWKFPYITGANGGGAFVLVYLLCVALIGIPLMMAETMLGRRTRQDPITTMEILTEEAGADKNWHYLGWMGVAAGLLILSYYSVIAGWSTAYVLKAFTGSFFDADAAAVKVIFDDFISNPVRLIFWHSLFMMATLLIVVRGVNNGLEQAVHYLMPSLFALMVLLLGYAMSTSGYFEGLQFLFKPDFSKLTSASVLTAMGQAFFTLSLGMGAVMVYGSYLSPNISITKTAIIIAAADTFVALLAGLIIFPLVFTHGLHPDSGPGLIFKTLPIAFGSMTGGWFFGVLFFIVLAIAALTSSIALIEPAVAWLVESKGYSREKACVQAGLVAWALGLGTVFSFNIWSEVKLFERTFFDLIDYLTANIMLPVGGFCIAVFSGWIMHHRHSEQELNLGHTLWFKLWLLLVRYVAPAAVFLVFLHVVGVL, from the coding sequence ATGACGAATGCGAAAAAATCGATTCACGGCGAATGGTCATCGCGCTTGGCCTTCATTCTCGCGGCGACAGGCTCCGCGGTGGGCCTCGGCAATATCTGGAAATTTCCGTATATTACCGGCGCGAACGGCGGCGGCGCCTTCGTGCTGGTCTACCTGTTGTGCGTCGCGTTGATCGGGATACCGCTGATGATGGCCGAAACGATGCTCGGCCGCCGCACCCGCCAGGACCCGATCACCACGATGGAAATTTTGACCGAGGAAGCCGGCGCGGACAAGAACTGGCATTATCTCGGCTGGATGGGCGTCGCGGCCGGCTTGTTGATCCTGTCCTATTACAGCGTGATCGCGGGCTGGTCCACCGCCTATGTGTTGAAAGCCTTCACCGGCAGCTTCTTCGACGCGGACGCCGCGGCGGTCAAAGTGATCTTCGACGACTTCATCTCGAATCCTGTGCGCCTGATCTTCTGGCATTCGCTGTTCATGATGGCGACGTTGCTGATCGTGGTGCGCGGCGTCAACAACGGCCTGGAGCAAGCCGTGCACTATCTGATGCCGAGCCTGTTCGCTCTGATGGTTTTACTGCTCGGCTATGCGATGAGCACCAGCGGCTATTTCGAAGGACTCCAATTCCTGTTCAAACCCGATTTCAGCAAATTGACCAGCGCGTCGGTGCTGACCGCGATGGGCCAGGCGTTTTTCACCTTAAGCCTCGGCATGGGCGCGGTGATGGTGTACGGTTCTTATTTATCGCCGAATATATCGATCACGAAGACAGCGATCATCATCGCGGCGGCGGACACCTTCGTCGCGCTGCTCGCCGGCCTGATCATCTTCCCTCTGGTATTCACGCACGGCCTGCACCCCGATTCCGGCCCCGGCCTGATCTTCAAGACGCTGCCGATCGCGTTCGGCTCGATGACCGGCGGCTGGTTTTTCGGCGTGCTGTTTTTCATCGTGCTGGCGATTGCGGCCTTAACCTCGTCGATCGCGCTGATCGAGCCGGCGGTCGCCTGGCTGGTCGAAAGTAAAGGTTACAGCCGCGAGAAAGCCTGCGTACAGGCCGGATTGGTCGCCTGGGCGTTGGGTCTCGGCACGGTGTTTTCGTTCAATATCTGGTCCGAAGTCAAATTGTTCGAGCGGACCTTTTTCGATCTGATCGATTATCTGACCGCGAATATCATGCTGCCGGTCGGCGGCTTCTGCATCGCGGTATTTTCCGGCTGGATCATGCACCATCGGCATAGCGAGCAGGAATTGAATCTCGGCCACACGCTCTGGTTCAAGCTCTGGCTGCTGCTGGTCCGTTATGTCGCGCCGGCGGCGGTGTTCCTGGTGTTTCTGCACGTGGTCGGAGTCCTCTGA
- a CDS encoding type II toxin-antitoxin system RatA family toxin, protein MTVIQKSALVKFSAQQMFDLVNDIESYPKFLPWCSGSRILKREGDIVEAELIIAKGGFKKAFSTRNTIDPGGKITVSLLEGPFSHLEGVWNFMPLREDASKISLDLEFEMPGALASLAFGAVFNQICNTMVASFTERAKVVYG, encoded by the coding sequence ATGACCGTCATACAAAAAAGCGCCCTGGTCAAATTTTCGGCGCAACAAATGTTCGATCTGGTCAACGACATCGAGTCTTACCCGAAATTTTTGCCCTGGTGCTCCGGCAGCCGGATCTTGAAGCGCGAGGGCGATATCGTCGAAGCCGAATTGATCATTGCGAAGGGCGGCTTCAAAAAAGCGTTTTCGACCCGGAACACAATCGATCCCGGCGGCAAGATCACCGTCTCGCTGCTCGAAGGCCCTTTCTCCCACCTCGAAGGCGTCTGGAATTTCATGCCGCTGCGCGAGGATGCGAGCAAGATTTCGCTCGATCTGGAGTTCGAAATGCCCGGCGCGTTGGCCAGCCTGGCCTTCGGCGCCGTGTTCAATCAAATCTGCAATACGATGGTCGCCTCGTTTACCGAGCGCGCCAAGGTGGTTTATGGCTAA
- a CDS encoding phage integrase N-terminal SAM-like domain-containing protein: MINTPDPTKPPRLLDQVVSRMRVKHYSLRTETSYVDWIKCYIRYHGKRHPKDMGAAEVEAFLTHLAVERNVSASTQNQAKCALLFLYKEVLGVDLPWLDNVTQAKAPKRLPVVLTQSEIQAVISRLGHCH, from the coding sequence ATGATAAACACACCCGACCCAACCAAACCGCCAAGGCTATTGGACCAAGTTGTCTCTAGAATGCGGGTTAAGCACTACAGCCTGCGTACCGAGACAAGCTATGTCGATTGGATAAAATGCTATATAAGGTATCACGGTAAGCGGCATCCCAAGGATATGGGGGCTGCGGAAGTCGAGGCATTTTTAACGCATCTGGCGGTCGAGCGTAATGTTTCTGCCAGTACGCAAAATCAGGCGAAATGTGCGCTCCTGTTCCTTTATAAAGAAGTATTGGGAGTCGATTTGCCGTGGCTGGATAACGTGACGCAAGCGAAGGCGCCAAAGCGTTTGCCGGTGGTGCTGACGCAGTCCGAGATACAGGCGGTCATCAGCCGTTTGGGGCACTGCCATTGA